A portion of the Tachysurus fulvidraco isolate hzauxx_2018 chromosome 8, HZAU_PFXX_2.0, whole genome shotgun sequence genome contains these proteins:
- the ep300a gene encoding histone acetyltransferase p300 isoform X4, with protein MAENVLESGPPSAKRPKLSSPALSASASDGNDFGSLFDLEHDLPDELISSSELGVSNGGDLGQLHTSLGGGGAAVSGLGGVSNAGQDAAAKHKQLSELLRSGAPPIAVQQQQGGSPAGASMGLMGSMKASPGPQNMVPQGQQHMSPQHSNLIQQQQMAGMVGGMNRTMLVPQKGNGQQTGAPTTQQQGMMGGQMMNGTPRMGYPNPSMGSNSNLLAETLQQQAAGTQGGLRAQQPGALNKMGMMGGANTYGGPYNPNAGQNLTGGGLAPQLMNKPSLPNSLAQFNMDKKSPHMPGMPSMAGQQSTAGGAGGAAGMVPNSQGGLGPSTAASVGAGVPPTADPEKRKLIQQQLVLLLHAHKCQRREQANGEIRQCNLPHCRTMKNVLNHMTHCQAGKSCQVAHCASSRQIISHWKNCTRHDCPVCLPLKNAGDKRNQQSLLNTGNVGLGTALGTASGGPHNAPSLNTPGQIDPSSIERAYAALGLTYQGNQASAQPAQQTPRPLGTMGGNPMSVNGAVGVQPQSQSSNLLQDPMLHVNLNAQNLLNDGSGVGNMGSMPVATPAAAAGMRKSWHEDITQDLRNHLVHKLVQAIFPTPDPAALKDRRMENLVAYARKVEGDMYESANSRAEYYHLLAEKIYKIQKELEEKRRMRLQKQGMMPTQPGMPPTGMPQGPPGMGQQGPPTGLPPNGPLSDPLMVRPTGPNQIVNRMQNPAGMNPFNQMQPMGQRSTPPLPLSTPLNQMPMGPTRMAPPNVAQMQNQYHPSGQFQVSSPVVSSGPVGVTQPGPQGGMAQHTPIKTPPSLPTNSPLAQPASVGGVGSGVSMGNLGPNNGVGGPPSSTASQSISLSNCPAVRQSSPSPARSRTPTPHLTPPPSLPGSQTPQPHTPSLPLLNLGASQQQLPQPASNDKAMQLQQPLGGGPSTPNTALVSQHPPTPLSQKGSLPVDGQVATPASVSSSEASSQKVPSDVTATLEPKAEHEEEEDEADEEQSMMGGRTGIKGEIKIEEKREIKKEETSSEICKSIPMETSMAAGEDKKPELKCEPKEEDVASGTPAVVPNKKKIFKPEELRQALMPTLESLYRQDPESLPFRQPVDPSLLGIPDYFDIVKNPMDLSTIKRKLDTGQYQEPWQYVDDIWLMFNNAWLYNRKTSRVYKYCSKLAEVFEQEIDPVMQSLGYCCGRKWEFSPQTLCCYGKQLCTIPRDAAYFSYQNRYHFCEKCFNEIQGESVSLGDDPSQPQTSINKDQFEKKKNDTLDPELFVECMDCGRKMHQICVLHNDTIWPTGFVCSECLKKSNRTRRENKYCAKRLPQTKLGNYLEARVNEFLKRQNHPESGEITVRVVHVSEKVVEVKPGMKSRFVDSGEMPESFPYKSKALFAFEDIDGADVCFFGMHVQEYSSDCPHPNQRRVYISYLDSVHFFQPRSLRTAVYHEILIGYLEYAKRLGFTTGHIWACPPSEGDDYIFHCHPADQKIPKPKRLQEWYKKMLDKAVSERIIHDYKDIFKQATEDRLTSAKELPYFEGDFWPNVLEESIKELEQEEEERKREENSTSIESVDTTKGDSKNAKKKNNKKTSKNKSSLSRANKKKPGMPNVSNDLSQKLYATMEKHKEVFFVIRLMASNSNALPPIMDPDPLMACDLMDGRDAFLTLARDKHLEFSSLRRSKWSSMCMLVELHNQSQDRFVYTCNECKHHVETRFHCTVCEDYDLCITCYNIKGHEHKMEKLGLGLDDESNNQTAASMQSPGDSRRLSIQRCIQSLVHACQCRNANCSLPSCQKMKRVVQHTKGCKRKTNGGCPICKQLIALCCYHAKHCQENKCPVPFCLNIKQKLRQQQLQHRVQQAQMLRRRVASMQRTGQPLTVGNEGLPSPSNNGTTGPGTPTQSTQSPALQPPTQQCPNSVPQPGVAGGPQQQQQQLTGIVQQHIQFQQLPGGGGGMMNSPQQQVVQQQQQPPPPLQPPSVQQLQHPNSLPPYVQRPPGSSTLSQSMGKPGMGPASLPQQQHSVPAQSAFPSQQSSGPPPAALEMALKIQRVAETQRQLAKQKSLQMNQGPGMMAPHTLHQGHQTSNPMGINHPGAGMVGTQGLNPQAQSIIPRVQMEQQQGVVGAGLQQQGGPQNQLSPQVQMPQASQGGPQLQPPQQRGTPGISPQQRLGMLSQMGHAGMVAGQQPQQAVQQQQHQLPQQGQPGVMGMMGGPGGATNPGTGSGGLLQSALQDLLRILRSPSSPLQQQQVLKILRSNPQLMATFVKQRVPKYLGRGGPGAGGAGPAGMESPQINVNTGGSQPGMHLGQGTGMPPTNALQQQQQLQQQQQQLQQQQQQLQQQQQQQLQQQQQQQQLQQQQQQQQQQQQQQLQQQQQQQQQQLQQQQQQQLQQQQQQQLQQQQQQLQQQQLQQRSPMGVNMQQQHGVMQGQGSNMASMSPQFKELMRKHLLQQQLQQQQQQQMGNLSHFQHPQTQQQQGYLGQPGMLPQQPGQAHAGGLPQQQGGPQAGLQQNYSGSMSPQVAAALQQRLQQQQQQQQQNAMGGYQGSDGSSLQQQQLQPPQGGSQSSQSLIQQALHQRLLQQQQQQQQQQHLGGGSPAHHNNPMSPQQPISQSPHLQGQQLSTSLSNQVRSPQPSPRPQSLPPNSSPSPRMQPQPSPHRISPQTGSPHPGHHPPHHTGMVAPPQQPQQPTQQQQTNALDQSPFVSDQNAMLSQLGGMGPLHGQGTNDMLAGNNQDMGTNINHGSLDLM; from the exons ATGGCCGAGAACGTTCTGGAGTCTGGCCCGCCTTCAGCCAAGAGGCCTAAACTATCCTCTCCGGCACTTTCTGCCTCCGCCAGCGATGGAAAcg acttTGGTTCACTCTTTGACCTGGAGCATGATCTGCCGGATGAGCTTATCAGCTCCTCTGAGCTAGGTGTGTCGAATGGTGGAGACCTTGGGCAGCTCCACACCagtctgggtggaggtggagcagCAGTCAGTGGACTTGGAGGGGTTAGCAATGCCGGCCAAGATGCAGCTGCTAAACATAAACAACTCTCTGAGCTGCTCCGATCAGGAGCACCACCTATAGCAGTGCAACAGCAGCAAGGAGGAAGTCCAGCTGGGGCATCTATGGGGCTTATGGGTAGCATGAAGGCATCTCCAGGTCCCCAGAACATGGTGCCTCAGGGACAGCAGCACATGTCCCCTCAGCATTCCAACCTGATTCAGCAGCAACAGATGGCAGGGATGGTTGGTGGCATGAATAGAACTATGCTTGTACCTCAGAAAGGTAATGGTCAGCAGACTGGGGCCCCTACAACTCAACAGCAAGGCATGATGGGAGGACAAATGATGAACGGGACTCCCAGAATGGGCTACCCCAATCCAAGCATGGGCAGTAACAGTAACCTTCTGGCAGAGACCCTTCAACAGCAGGCAGCAGGGACCCAAGGTGGACTGAGAGCACAGCAGCCTGGAGCATTAAACAAG ATGGGAATGATGGGTGGTGCAAACACCTATGGAGGCCCTTATAATCCAAATGCAGGTCAGAATCTGACTGGTGGAGGGCTTGCACCACAACTCATGAACAAACCATCTTTACCTAACAGCTTGGCCCAATTCAACATGGATAAAAAATCTCCGCACATGCCAGGCATGCCATCTATG GCTGGACAGCAGTCAACAGCTGGTGGTGCTGGAGGGGCAGCAGGGATGGTACCTAATTCACAGGGAGGGCTTGGTCCATCAACAGCCGCATCAGTAGGAGCAGGAGTTCCTCCAACCGCGGACCCAGAAAAGCGCAAACTCATACAACAGCAGCTGGTTCTCCTGCTTCATGCCCACAAATGCCAGCGGCGGGAGCAAGCTAATGGGGAGATTCGCCAGTGTAACCTGCCACACTGCCGCACTATGAAGAACGTCCTCAACCACATGACACACTGCCAGGCTGGCAAATCCTGCCAGG TGGCACACTGTGCCTCATCGCGACAGATAATCTCACATTGGAAGAACTGTACGCGGCATGACTGCCCTGTTTGTTTGCCACTGAAGAATGCAGGCGATAAGAGAAATCaacagt CCCTATTAAACACCGGTAATGTGGGTTTAGGCACTGCATTGGGTACTGCCTCAGGTGGCCCACACAATGCTCCCAGTCTTAACACTCCAGGTCAGATAGACCCCAGCTCCATTGAGAGAGCCTATGCAGCTCTGGGACTCACTTACCAGGGTAACCAGGCATCTGCTCAGCCTGCCCAACAAACACCTAGGCCACTTGGCACTATGG GTGGGAACCCAATGAGTGTGAATGGGGCTGTTGGTGTCCAACCACAGAGTCAATCATCTAACCTTCTTCAAGATCCTATGCTGCATGTCAACTTAAATGCACAAAA TCTGTTGAATGATGGTAGTGGTGTGGGCAATATGGGCTCTATGCCTGTGGCCACTCCAGCTGCTGCCGCTGGCATGAGAAAGAGCTGGCATGAAGACATCACCCAGGACCTACGGAACCATCTTGTTCACAAACT TGTCCAGGCCATTTTTCCTACCCCAGATCCAGCTGCACTGAAGGACCGGCGTATGGAGAATCTAGTGGCATATGCTCGTAAAGTAGAGGGGGACATGTATGAATCTGCAAACAGCAGG GCAGAGTACTACCACTTGCTAGCAGAGAAGATCTACAAGATACAGAAGGAGCTGGAGGAGAAGCGTCGCATGAGGTTGCAGAAACAGGGCATGATGCCCACTCAGCCTGGAATGCCTCCTACTGGGATGCCGCAAGGACCGCCTGGCATGGGGCAGCAAGGACCACCAACAGGACTTCCTCCAA ATGGGCCTCTATCTGATCCATTGATGGTGCGGCCCACTGGACCAAACCAAATTGTGAACAGGATGCAGAACCCTGCTG GAATGAACCCATTTAATCAAATGCAGCCCATGGGACAGAGATCCACTCCTCCTCTTCCACTTAGTACGCCCCTCAACCAG ATGCCAATGGGGCCTACAAGGATGGCACCACCTAATGTTGCACAAATGCAAAATCAGTATCATCCATCTGGCCAGTTTCAAGTTTCAAGTCCAGTGGTTTCTAGTGGGCCGGTTGGTGTGACACAGCCCGGCCCTCAGGGTGGCATGGCTCAG cATACTCCAATTAAGACACCACCATCACTTCCAACCAATAGTCCTTTAGCTCAGCCTGCCTCTGTTGGGGGAGTTGGTAGTGGGGTGTCTATGGGAAATCTAGGCCCTAATAATGGGGTTGGAGGGCCTCCATCATCCACCGCATCCCAGTCGATCAGTCTTTCCAATTGTCCGGCAGTTCGGCAGAGCTCTCCCTCTCCAGCACGTAGCCGCACACCTACTCCACACCTCACACCACCTCCAAGCCTACCAGGTTCACAGACTCCACAGCCTCACACCCCCAGTTTGCCCCTCCTAAACCTGGGTGCCAGTCAGCAGCAGCTACCTCAGCCTGCTAGCAATGATAAAGCCATGCAGCTACAGCAGCCATTAGGAGGGGGTCCATCAACACCAAACACTGCTCTTGTGTCTCAGCATCCACCAACTCCA CTATCTCAGAAAGGCTCTCTGCCAGTAGATGGCCAGGTTGCTACTCCTGCTTCTGTCAGCAGTTCTGAGGCATCATCCCAGAAGGTACCCTCCGATGTTACTGCCACCCTTGAGCCAAAGGCAGAgcatgaggaagaggaggatgaggcAGATGAGGAACAGTCAATGATGGGAGGTAGAACTGGAATCAAAGGAGAGATAAAGATTGAGGAAAAGCGTGAG ATAAAGAAGGAAGAGACATCAAGTGAGATATGTAAAAGTATTCCTATGGAAACATCTATGGCAGCAGGGGAGGACAAAAAACCTGAACTGAAGTGTGAGCCTAAAGAGGAAGATGTTGCTTCCGGCACTCCAGCTGTTGTAcctaataaaaagaaaa TCTTCAAACCTGAGGAGTTGAGACAGGCCCTAATGCCCACCCTGGAGTCTCTCTATCGTCAGGACCCTGAGTCTCTCCCTTTCCGCCAGCCTGTGGATCCATCCCTTTTGGGAATACCT gATTATTTTGACATTGTAAAGAATCCTATGGACTTGTCAACTATAAAACGCAAACTTGACACAGGCCAGTATCAGGAGCCATGGCAGTATGTGGATGACATCTGGCTTATGTTCAACAATGCCTGGCTCTACAACCGCAAGACTTCCCGGGTGTACAAGTACTGCTCCAAACTAGCTGAAGTGTTCGAGCAAGAGATAGACCCTGTCATGCAAAGTCTTGGTTATTGCTGTGGGAGAAAG TGGGAATTCTCTCCTCAAACTCTGTGCTGCTATGGCAAGCAGCTTTGCACTATACCACGAGATGCTGCTTACTTTAGTTACCAGAACAG GTACCACTTCTGTGAGAAGTGCTTCAACGAGATCCAGGGTGAAAGCGTGTCCCTAGGCGATGACCCATCCCAGCCGCAGAC ATCAATTAACAAGGACCAgtttgaaaagaagaagaatgacaCACTTGACCCTGAGTT ATTTGTGGAATGTATGGACTGTGGGCGTAAAATGCATCAGATCTGTGTTCTGCACAATGACACTATTTGGCCTACAGG CTTTGTTTGTAGCGAATGTCTGAAAAAGTCCAACAGAACCCggagagagaataaatattGTGCTAAAA gGCTGCCCCAGACTAAACTGGGCAACTACTTAGAAGCTCGTGTTAATGAATTTCTGAAGCGTCAAAACCACCCAGAATCTGGTGAAATCACTGTTCGTGTTGTCCATGTCTCCGAAAAGGTGGTAGAAGTCAAACCAGGAATGAAATCCAG ATTTGTAGACAGTGGTGAGATGCCAGAGTCCTTCCCATATAAATCAAAAGCTCTGTTTGCCTTTGAGGACATTGACGGTGCAGATGTCTGCTTTTTTGGCATGCATGTACAGGAATACAGCTCAGATTGTCCACACCCTAATCAAAG ACGGGTATACATATCCTACTTGGACAGTGTTCACTTTTTTCAGCCACGGAGTTTAAGAACAGCAGTATACCATGAGATTCTTATTGGGTATCTGGAGTATGCCAAAAGATTAGG GTTTACTACAGGCCATATTTGGGCTTGCCCTCCCAGTGAAGGAGATGACTACATCTTCCACTGCCACCCAGCAGACCAAAAGATACCCAAACCTAAGCGATTACAGGAGTGGTACAAGAAAATGCTGGATAAAGCTGTGTCAGAGCGCATCATACATGATTACAAG GACATCTTCAAGCAAGCAACAGAGGATCGTCTCACTAGTGCCAAAGAGTTGCCTTATTTTGAGGGTGACTTCTGGCCCAATGTGCTTGAAGAGAGCATTAAGGAGTTGgaacaggaggaagaggagagaaaacGGGAGGAGAACAGTACTTCCATTGAAAGTGTAGAT ACTACAAAGGGTGACAGCAAGAACGCcaagaaaaagaacaataaaaagaCGAGCAAGAACAAGAGCAGTCTGAGCCGAGCCAACAAAAAGAAACCAGGGATGCCAAATGTTTCAAATGATCTATCTCAAAAGCTTTATGCCACCATGGAAAAGCATAAAGAG GTTTTCTTTGTCATCCGGCTGATGGCATCCAATTCCAATGCTCTTCCACCAATCATGGACCCTGATCCATTAATGGCATGTGACCTGATGGATGGGCGAGATGCTTTTCTTACACTGGCAAGGGACAAACACCTGGAGTTTTCATCATTGAGGCGGTCCAAATGGAGTTCCATGTGTATGCTAGTAGAGCTGCACAACCAGAGCCAAGATAGATTTGTCTATACATGTAATGAATGCAAACACCATGTTGAAACACGCTTCCACTGCACTGTATGTGAG gATTATGACCTTTGCATCACTTGCTACAATATAAAGGGTCATGAGCACAAGATGGAGAAGCTGGGCCTGGGTCTGGATGATGAGAGTAACAACCAAACTGCTGCATCCATGCAGAGTCCTGGTGACTCACGGCGTCTTAGTATTCAGCGTTGCATTCAGTCCCTTGTACATGCTTGCCAGTGCCGCAATGCCAACTGCTCACTTCCATCCTGTCAGAAGATGAAAAGAGTGGTCCAACACACCAAGGGCTGCAAGCGCAAAACCAATGGAGGTTGCCCTATTTGCAAGCAGCTTATTGCACTTTGCTGTTACCATGCTAAACACTGCCAAGAGAACAAGTGTCCTGTGCCTTTCTGCCTAAACATCAAGCAGAAACTGCGTCAACAGCAGCTCCAACACCGGGTTCAGCAGGCGCAGATGCTTCGGAGAAGGGTTGCTAGCATGCAAAGAACAGGCCAACCACTTACTGTGGGAAATGAAGGGTTGCCATCACCCAGCAACAATGGTACAACTGGCCCTGGGACCCCAACACAAAGTACTCAGTCTCCTGCCTTACAGCCACCCACTCAGCAATGTCCAAATTCTGTTCCCCAGCCTGGGGTTGCAGGTGgtcctcagcagcagcagcagcaacttACAGGAATTGTGCAGCAGCATATTCAATTCCAGCAGCTacctggtggtggtggtgggatgATGAACTCTCCACAGCAACAGGTggttcaacaacaacaacaaccaccaccaccactacagCCACCCTCAGTACAGCAGCTTCAGCATCCCAACAGCCTTCCTCCATATGTGCAGAGACCTCCAGGTTCCTCTACACTTTCTCAGTCTATGGGGAAACCTGGAATGGGCCCAGCCAGTCTGCCACAGCAACAACATTCAGTCCCAGCTCAGTCAGCATTTCCATCACAGCAGTCCTCTGGTCCTCCACCTGCAGCCCTGGAAATGGCCCTGAAGATTCAGCGAGTGGCAGAAACTCAAAGGCAATTGGCAAAACAGAAAAGCCTACAGATGAATCAAGGACCAGGGATGATGGCACCACACACATTGCATCAAGGCCATCAGACCTCAAACCCAATGGGTATAAATCATCCTGGAGCAGGGATGGTGGGGACCCAGGGATTAAACCCCCAGGCACAATCCATTATACCCAGGGTGCAAATGGAGCAACAGCAAGGTGTTGTAGGAGCTGGCCTGCAGCAACAAGGAGGGCCTCAAAATCAACTTTCTCCTCAGGTGCAAATGCCACAAGCTTCACAGGGTGGGCCTCAACTCCAGCCTCCACAGCAGAGGGGAACCCCAGGCATCAGCCCTCAGCAGCGACTTGGAATGTTGAGTCAAATGGGTCATGCAGGAATGGTTGCTGGGCAACAACCACAGCAGGCTGtgcaacaacagcagcatcaGCTTCCCCAACAGGGTCAACCAGGAGTGATGGGTATGATGGGTGGCCCAGGTGGAGCTACAAACCCAGGTACTGGCAGTGGAGGTCTCCTTCAGAGTGCCTTGCAAGACCTTCTTAGAATTCTGCGTTCCCCCAGTTCCCCCCTTCAACAGCAACAGGTCCTGAAAATATTGCGTTCAAATCCTCAACTTATGGCAACGTTTGTTAAGCAGCGTGTGCCGAAATACCTTGGAAGAGGTGGGCCTGGGGCTGGAGGTGCAGGCCCAGCAGGCATGGAAAGCccacaaataaatgtaaatacaggGGGCAGTCAACCAGGTATGCACTTGGGCCAAGGGACCGGGATGCCCCCCACAAACGCTcttcagcagcagcaacaacttcagcagcagcagcaacaacttcagcagcagcagcaacaacttcagcagcagcagcaacaacaacttcagcagcagcagcaacagcaacaacttcagcagcagcagcaacagcagcagcaacaacaacaacaacaacttcagcagcaacaacagcagcagcaacaacaacttcagcagcagcagcaacaacaacttcagcagcagcagcaacaacaacttcagcagcaacagcaacaacttCAGCAACAACAACTTCAGCAGCGTTCACCTATGGGTGTGAATATGCAGCAGCAACATGGTGTTATGCAAGGTCAAGGCTCAAACATGGCAAGTATGTCTCCCCAGTTCAAAGAATTAATGAGGAAACATTTGCTGcagcagcagctgcagcagcagcagcagcagcagatggGAAACCTCAGTCATTTCCAACATCCCCAAACACAACAGCAGCAAGGTTATCTTggccagcctgggatgctgccACAGCAACCAGGTCAAGCTCATGCTGGTGGGCTTCCGCAACAGCAAGGAGGACCGCAGGCTGGGCTGCAACAGAATTATTCTGGATCTATGTCTCCGCAGGTGGCAGCAGCTTTGCAACAGAGgttgcaacaacaacagcagcagcagcagcaaaatgCCATGGGTGGGTACCAAGGAAGTGATGGTAGTTCACTTCAGCAGCAGCAACTACAGCCCCCTCAAGGTGGTTCTCAGTCTTCCCAGTCTCTTATTCAGCAAGCACTGCACCAAAGGCTTCtccaacagcaacagcaacagcaacagcagcagcatctAGGTGGTGGCTCTCCAGCTCATCATAATAATCCCATGAGTCCTCAACAACCAATATCCCAGTCTCCACATTTACAAGGCCAACAACTCTCCACTTCTCTCAGTAACCAAGTGCGGTCACCCCAGCCATCACCGCGACCCCAGTCTCTACCACCGAACTCTAGTCCATCTCCTCGCATGCAACCCCAGCCTTCACCACACCGCATCTCCCCCCAAACAGGCTCTCCACACCCTGGTCATCATCCCCCACATCACA